The following coding sequences lie in one Microcoleus sp. bin38.metabat.b11b12b14.051 genomic window:
- a CDS encoding tetratricopeptide repeat protein, translated as MTVNSELTEQYLSEGENLHQSGKFDEAIAQYQKILALKPDAAVARSKIAEIYYTQQKYVEAIAECYQTLRQQPNFAPAYKTLGNILQAQGKTDAAMRAYSKAIECDPKLVAAYVNLGSMCYKQSLLDEAITYYQKAISMQPDLAAAYWNLGKVLEQQGRINEGLIYQQKALNLEPDLGKIDNK; from the coding sequence ATGACCGTAAATTCCGAGTTAACAGAGCAGTATTTGTCAGAGGGCGAGAACCTCCACCAATCAGGAAAATTTGATGAGGCGATCGCCCAATACCAAAAAATACTAGCACTCAAACCGGATGCGGCTGTTGCACGCAGCAAGATAGCAGAAATTTATTATACGCAACAGAAATATGTAGAGGCGATCGCCGAGTGCTACCAAACACTGCGCCAGCAACCCAATTTCGCCCCCGCCTACAAAACCCTCGGGAATATTTTGCAAGCCCAAGGGAAGACAGACGCAGCAATGCGCGCCTACTCAAAGGCGATCGAATGCGACCCAAAATTAGTCGCCGCCTATGTTAACCTAGGCAGTATGTGTTACAAACAAAGCTTGTTAGACGAAGCCATAACCTACTACCAAAAAGCTATTTCTATGCAGCCCGACTTAGCAGCAGCCTACTGGAACTTAGGCAAAGTATTAGAACAGCAAGGGCGAATTAATGAAGGTTTAATTTATCAACAAAAAGCTTTGAACTTAGAGCCAGACTTAGGAAAAATTGACAACAAATAA
- a CDS encoding DUF3288 family protein codes for MDLAQKNQDQQHPQYKRDRATVDSLLGKEPTDRNLSELARLIIRYRGFPGARDIQADLKKALQQWNYTEETLYEQTRKIHATGEVYRLQKSDQEDWA; via the coding sequence ATGGATTTAGCACAAAAAAATCAAGACCAACAGCACCCGCAATACAAACGCGATCGAGCCACCGTCGATAGTTTATTAGGAAAAGAACCAACCGATCGCAATTTATCAGAATTAGCAAGATTAATCATTCGCTACCGAGGATTTCCCGGCGCTAGAGATATCCAAGCAGACTTAAAAAAAGCCCTGCAACAATGGAATTATACCGAAGAAACTCTTTATGAACAAACCCGTAAAATTCACGCTACAGGTGAAGTTTATCGGCTGCAAAAAAGTGACCAAGAAGACTGGGCTTAA
- the secA gene encoding preprotein translocase subunit SecA, translating into MFKNLLGDPNARKLRKFQPWVADINILEEDFRTLSDDALRGKTAEFKERLAKAKSLNEEKEILDEILPEAFAVVREAGQRVLGMRHFDVQLLGGIILHKGQIAEMKTGEGKTLVATLPAYLNALNGKGVHIITVNDYLARRDAEWMGQVHRFLGLTVGLIQQGMDQVERKKNYSCDITYTTNSEVGFDYLRDNMATVMEDVVQRPFNFCVIDEVDSVLIDEARTPLIISGQVERPSEKYIRAAEVAAALIKENEEHYEVDEKARNVLLTDEGFGEAENLLGVTDLYDPADPWAHYIFNAIKAKELFIKDINYIVNLDREVVIVDEFTGRVMPGRRWSDGLHQAIEAKEHAEIQPETQTLATITYQNFFLLYPKLSGMTGTAKTEETEFEKIYSLEVTLIPTNRIPSRGDLSDMVYKAEAGKWKAIAQECAEMHEIGRPVLVGTTSVEKSELLSRLLQELKIPHNLLNAKPENVERESEIIAQAGRKGAVTIATNMAGRGTDIILGGNSEYMGRLKLREYLMPRIVRPDDEEGFTLVQAPGMGGRPAAQGFGQTAKKTKSWKASAQIFPTELSKNAKQMLVEAVELAVKEYGERSLTELAADDIVAVASEKAPTKDIVIQKLREAYNRTRGEYDAFTSTEHDEVVELGGLHVIGTERHESRRIDNQLRGRAGRQGDPGSTRFFLSLEDNLLRIFGGERVAGLMKAFGVEEDMPIESGMLTRSLEGAQKKVETYYYDIRKQVFEYDEVMNNQRRAIYAERRRVLEGLDSKEQVIKYAEQTMDDIVGAYINPDLPSEEWELDKLVSKVKEFVYLLADMTPDQLEDLSVEETKTFLHEQVRNAYDMKEAEVNAIRADLMRDAERFFILQQIDTLWREHLQQMDALRESVGLRGYGQKDPLIEYKTEGYELFLDMMTDIRRNVVYSLFQFQPQPAMPVSAEMV; encoded by the coding sequence ATGTTTAAAAATCTGCTAGGCGACCCCAACGCGCGCAAACTGAGAAAATTTCAGCCTTGGGTAGCTGATATCAATATTTTGGAAGAAGACTTCCGCACCCTCTCAGACGACGCCCTCAGAGGCAAAACAGCGGAATTTAAAGAACGTCTGGCCAAAGCCAAATCTCTTAACGAAGAGAAAGAGATCCTAGACGAAATCTTGCCGGAAGCTTTTGCAGTGGTGCGGGAAGCGGGACAGCGAGTTTTAGGAATGCGCCACTTTGATGTCCAACTCCTCGGCGGCATCATCCTGCACAAAGGCCAAATTGCCGAAATGAAAACCGGTGAAGGCAAAACTCTGGTAGCGACGCTGCCGGCTTACCTCAACGCCCTCAACGGTAAAGGCGTGCACATCATCACCGTCAACGATTATCTCGCACGGCGGGACGCGGAATGGATGGGACAGGTGCACCGCTTCCTGGGCTTGACTGTGGGACTGATCCAGCAGGGCATGGATCAGGTGGAACGCAAGAAAAATTATAGCTGCGACATTACCTACACGACTAACAGCGAAGTGGGATTTGACTACCTGCGCGACAACATGGCTACTGTCATGGAAGATGTAGTGCAGCGTCCTTTTAATTTCTGCGTAATTGACGAGGTTGACTCGGTGCTGATCGATGAAGCTCGGACGCCTCTGATTATTTCCGGTCAGGTGGAACGCCCCAGCGAGAAGTACATCCGGGCTGCTGAGGTGGCGGCTGCTCTGATCAAGGAAAATGAGGAACATTACGAGGTTGACGAAAAGGCGCGGAATGTGCTGTTAACCGATGAAGGGTTTGGCGAAGCTGAGAATTTGTTGGGCGTTACGGATTTGTACGATCCGGCTGACCCTTGGGCGCATTACATTTTTAATGCGATTAAGGCGAAGGAATTGTTTATTAAGGATATTAACTACATCGTCAATCTCGATCGCGAAGTGGTGATTGTCGATGAATTTACAGGGCGGGTGATGCCGGGACGGCGCTGGAGTGACGGTTTGCACCAGGCGATCGAAGCGAAGGAACACGCAGAAATTCAGCCGGAAACTCAAACGCTGGCGACGATTACCTATCAGAATTTCTTTTTGCTGTATCCGAAACTGTCGGGGATGACTGGGACGGCGAAGACTGAAGAAACCGAGTTTGAGAAGATTTACAGTCTGGAAGTAACGCTAATTCCGACTAACCGGATTCCTAGCCGTGGCGACCTTTCGGATATGGTTTACAAGGCAGAGGCCGGCAAGTGGAAGGCGATCGCCCAAGAATGTGCGGAAATGCACGAAATCGGTAGACCAGTGCTGGTGGGTACTACGAGCGTGGAAAAATCCGAATTGCTGTCGCGGCTGCTTCAGGAACTCAAGATTCCTCACAATTTGCTGAATGCGAAACCGGAAAATGTCGAGCGGGAGTCGGAAATTATTGCTCAAGCCGGACGCAAAGGCGCTGTGACGATCGCCACCAACATGGCGGGACGCGGTACAGACATCATTTTGGGCGGTAATTCTGAGTACATGGGACGCCTGAAGTTGCGCGAGTATTTGATGCCGCGGATCGTGCGCCCCGATGATGAGGAAGGGTTTACGCTGGTGCAAGCCCCCGGTATGGGCGGCCGCCCCGCAGCTCAAGGTTTTGGTCAAACTGCGAAAAAAACTAAGTCTTGGAAAGCTTCGGCGCAGATTTTCCCCACGGAACTATCGAAAAATGCCAAACAAATGCTCGTGGAGGCGGTGGAATTGGCGGTGAAAGAGTACGGGGAGCGATCGCTCACTGAATTAGCAGCCGATGACATCGTGGCTGTAGCCTCGGAAAAAGCGCCGACCAAAGACATCGTAATTCAAAAATTGCGGGAAGCTTACAACCGCACTCGCGGCGAGTACGATGCTTTTACCAGCACCGAACACGATGAAGTTGTGGAGTTGGGAGGCTTGCACGTTATCGGTACCGAACGCCACGAATCGCGCCGGATTGACAATCAGTTGCGGGGCCGGGCGGGACGCCAAGGAGACCCGGGTTCTACGCGGTTTTTCTTGAGTTTGGAAGACAATTTGCTCAGGATTTTTGGCGGCGAACGAGTAGCTGGTTTGATGAAGGCTTTCGGTGTTGAGGAAGATATGCCGATCGAATCTGGAATGCTAACTCGTTCCCTCGAAGGCGCTCAGAAAAAAGTCGAAACCTACTATTACGACATCCGTAAACAGGTATTTGAATACGACGAAGTGATGAACAATCAGCGTCGAGCAATCTATGCCGAACGCCGCCGAGTCTTGGAAGGTTTGGACTCGAAGGAACAGGTAATTAAATATGCCGAACAAACGATGGACGACATCGTGGGAGCATACATCAATCCCGATTTACCTTCGGAAGAATGGGAACTCGACAAACTCGTCAGCAAGGTAAAGGAATTTGTTTATCTGCTGGCTGATATGACACCCGATCAATTAGAGGATTTGTCAGTTGAAGAAACTAAAACTTTCCTCCACGAACAAGTCCGCAACGCTTACGACATGAAAGAAGCCGAAGTTAATGCCATCCGTGCCGATTTAATGCGGGATGCTGAGCGGTTCTTTATCTTGCAGCAAATTGATACTTTGTGGCGCGAACACTTGCAGCAAATGGATGCTTTGCGCGAGTCTGTGGGATTGCGCGGTTACGGACAAAAAGACCCGCTGATCGAGTACAAAACTGAAGGTTACGAGCTGTTTTTGGACATGATGACGGATATTCGCCGCAATGTTGTTTATTCGCTGTTCCAGTTCCAGCCGCAGCCTGCAATGCCTGTTTCGGCTGAGATGGTTTAG
- a CDS encoding retroviral-like aspartic protease: MFNGRRYSFQAKRDESGVLADVPYLPLTLTYQNRSVEVMGLLDTGASVNVLPYNVGVQLGAIWEEQRFSVTLAGNLASAETKGLLVLAKVGDFDPVQLVFAWTRVNNIPILLGRTNFFTEFDVCFYGSQLAFEVSPKFKNS, from the coding sequence ATGTTTAATGGTAGGCGATATTCTTTTCAAGCTAAACGAGATGAGTCAGGTGTTTTAGCTGATGTTCCGTATCTGCCTTTAACACTAACTTATCAAAATCGTTCTGTTGAGGTTATGGGTTTACTGGATACAGGAGCTAGCGTAAATGTTTTGCCCTATAATGTTGGGGTGCAATTAGGGGCAATTTGGGAAGAGCAAAGATTTTCTGTTACTTTAGCGGGAAATTTAGCGAGTGCTGAAACGAAAGGGTTATTAGTCTTGGCAAAAGTAGGGGACTTTGATCCAGTTCAGTTAGTTTTTGCCTGGACTAGGGTGAATAATATTCCCATTCTTTTAGGGCGAACTAATTTTTTTACTGAGTTTGATGTTTGTTTTTATGGATCACAATTAGCGTTTGAAGTGTCTCCTAAATTTAAGAATAGTTGA
- a CDS encoding ribonuclease Z, whose product MQITFLGTSSGVPTRSRNVSSIALRLPQRAELWLFDCGEGTQHQFLRSELKVSQLSRIFITHLHGDHIFGLMGLLASCGLAGNVKRIDLYGPPGLEEYLQAGVRYSQTHFSYPVKVHKSHEGVVYEDDEYIVSCAPLKHRVTAFGYRVTEKDRPGHFDVEKAKAVGIPSGPVYGQLKQGKTVKLSDGREFKGSDFCGPDQVGRKFVYCTDTVFCDGAVALAKDADLLVHEATFAHQDAQMAFDRLHSTSTMAAQVAFLAGAKQLIMTHFSPRYAPGNAIVLDDLLKEAQAIFPNTKMAYDFLTYEVPRPVEE is encoded by the coding sequence TTGCAGATTACATTTCTCGGAACTAGCTCCGGAGTCCCCACGCGATCGCGCAACGTTTCCAGCATCGCCCTGCGCTTGCCCCAGCGAGCGGAACTCTGGCTGTTTGACTGCGGCGAAGGAACCCAGCACCAATTCCTCCGTAGCGAGCTCAAAGTCAGCCAACTGAGCCGCATTTTCATCACTCACCTGCACGGCGACCACATTTTCGGGTTAATGGGTTTGCTGGCTAGCTGCGGTTTGGCGGGGAATGTCAAGCGCATCGATCTTTATGGGCCTCCGGGACTTGAAGAATATTTGCAAGCTGGCGTTCGCTATTCTCAAACTCATTTTTCTTACCCGGTGAAAGTCCACAAAAGTCACGAAGGAGTTGTCTATGAAGATGACGAATATATTGTTAGTTGTGCTCCTTTGAAACACCGAGTTACTGCTTTTGGTTATCGTGTCACCGAGAAAGATCGTCCGGGACATTTTGATGTCGAAAAAGCGAAGGCAGTCGGTATTCCTTCCGGGCCAGTTTACGGTCAATTAAAACAAGGAAAGACGGTAAAATTATCTGACGGGCGAGAGTTTAAAGGTAGTGATTTTTGCGGCCCGGATCAAGTCGGGCGCAAGTTTGTGTATTGCACTGACACGGTTTTCTGTGACGGGGCGGTGGCATTGGCGAAGGATGCCGATTTGTTGGTGCACGAAGCGACTTTTGCCCATCAAGATGCTCAAATGGCATTCGATCGCCTGCATTCAACCTCGACAATGGCGGCTCAAGTTGCTTTCCTAGCCGGAGCCAAGCAGTTAATTATGACGCATTTTAGCCCGCGTTATGCTCCGGGAAATGCGATCGTCCTAGATGATTTGCTCAAGGAAGCCCAGGCCATTTTTCCGAATACGAAAATGGCTTATGACTTTTTGACTTACGAAGTGCCCAGGCCTGTTGAAGAGTAG
- a CDS encoding SpoIID/LytB domain-containing protein encodes MQSGVFFGSLVSILKKRYFWMSLLLWLVMVAPAQAALILRVAVQDGTSQIKVGSSTKAAIRDGSGRNLGELPANSSQSAQFRSGTVAIGAWAANQIWIEPTGNGYVWIGDRWYRGRTLLVPDKGALTAVNYVDIEQYLYSVLGAEMSGNWPQEALKAQAVAARSYALHKRLKSDTDLYDVDDTQSSQVYKGLQTESSGTYAAVDATAGQVLTYNGQIILAVFHSASGGHTENVEDVWTEPLPYLRAVPDFDQGAPVYQWKENFSRAQMSSKISGVGNVISMKPERTTAYGSVLSMKVVGDGGSRVMTGADLRRVLNLRSTRFTVIPQYGGIFSGQNSGKPPTGFQVAGKGFGHAVGMSQWGAYNLARQGYGYQQILLHYYRGAALARIAVQ; translated from the coding sequence ATGCAGTCAGGAGTATTCTTTGGTTCCCTTGTTTCGATATTAAAAAAACGCTACTTTTGGATGTCGCTGTTGTTGTGGCTGGTAATGGTAGCCCCAGCACAGGCCGCGCTGATTTTGCGAGTTGCGGTACAAGACGGGACAAGTCAGATCAAAGTCGGTAGTTCTACTAAGGCTGCAATCCGCGACGGTAGCGGGCGCAATTTGGGCGAACTGCCGGCAAATAGTTCTCAGTCGGCTCAATTTCGATCGGGTACCGTGGCAATTGGCGCCTGGGCTGCCAATCAAATTTGGATCGAGCCGACCGGAAACGGTTATGTTTGGATTGGCGATCGATGGTATCGGGGACGCACGCTTCTAGTTCCCGACAAAGGAGCCTTGACTGCCGTCAACTACGTCGATATCGAACAATATCTCTACAGCGTTCTCGGTGCCGAAATGAGTGGCAATTGGCCTCAAGAGGCTTTGAAAGCCCAAGCAGTCGCCGCCCGTTCCTACGCTCTCCACAAGCGCCTCAAAAGCGACACCGACCTTTACGATGTGGACGACACTCAGTCTTCGCAGGTGTACAAAGGACTGCAAACAGAATCTTCTGGCACTTATGCCGCAGTCGATGCCACTGCCGGTCAAGTTCTGACTTACAACGGTCAGATTATTTTAGCCGTTTTCCACTCGGCGTCTGGCGGACATACAGAAAATGTCGAGGATGTTTGGACGGAGCCCCTGCCTTATTTGCGGGCTGTTCCTGATTTTGACCAAGGCGCGCCGGTTTACCAGTGGAAAGAAAATTTTTCCCGCGCTCAAATGAGTAGCAAGATTTCTGGCGTGGGGAATGTCATCTCGATGAAGCCAGAACGCACCACCGCTTACGGCAGCGTTTTGTCGATGAAAGTGGTCGGAGATGGCGGTTCTAGGGTGATGACTGGCGCGGATTTGCGTCGGGTTCTAAATTTGAGGAGTACCCGCTTTACTGTGATTCCTCAGTACGGCGGGATTTTTAGTGGCCAAAATAGCGGGAAGCCTCCTACGGGTTTTCAAGTTGCTGGCAAAGGTTTCGGTCACGCTGTGGGGATGAGTCAGTGGGGGGCTTACAATTTGGCTAGGCAGGGATACGGCTACCAGCAGATTTTGTTGCACTATTACCGGGGTGCTGCCTTGGCTAGAATTGCTGTGCAGTAA